A single Macaca mulatta isolate MMU2019108-1 chromosome 11, T2T-MMU8v2.0, whole genome shotgun sequence DNA region contains:
- the TFCP2 gene encoding alpha-globin transcription factor CP2 isoform X14: protein MAWALKLPLADEVIESGLVQDFDASLSGIGQELGAGAYSMSDVLALPIFKQEESSLPPDNENKILPFQYVLCAATSPAVKLHDETLTYLNQGQSYEIRMLDNRKLGELPEINGKLVKSIFRVVFHDRRLQYTEHQQLEGWRWNRPGDRILDIDIPMSVGIIDPRANPTQLNTVEFLWDPAKRTSVFIQPKGADRKQKTDREKMEKRTPHEKEKYQPSYETTILTECSPWPEITYVNNSPSPGFNSSHSSFSLGEGNGSPNHQPEPPPPVTDNLLPTTTPQEAQQWLHRNRFSTFTRLFTNFSGADLLKLTRDDVIQICGPADGIRLFNALKGRMVRPRLTIYVCQESLQLREQQQQQQQQQQKQEDGDSNGTFFVYHAIYLEELTAVELTEKIAQLFSISPCQISQIYKQGPTGIHVLISDEMIQNFQEEACFILDTMKETNDSYHIILK from the exons tgatGTCCTCGCATTGCCCATTTTTAAGCAAGAAGAGTCAAGTTTGCCTCCTGATAATGAGAATAAAATCCTGCCTTTTCAATATGTGCTTTGTGCTGCTACCTCTCCAGCAGTGAAACTCCATGATGAAACCCTAACGTATCTCAATCAAG GACAGTCTTACGAAATTCGAATGCTAGACAATAGGAAACTTGGAGAACTTCCAGAAATTAATGGCAAATTGGTGAAG AGTATATTCCGTGTGGTGTTCCATGACAGAAGGCTACAGTACACTGAGCATCAGCAGCTAGAGGGTTGGAGGTGGAACCGACCTGGGGACAGAATTCTTGACATAG ATATCCCAATGTCTGTGGGTATAATCGATCCTAGGGCTAATCCAACTCAACTCAATACAGTGGAGTTCCTGTGGGACCCTGCAAAGAGGACATCTGTGTTTATTCAG CCCAAAGGTGCAGACAGAAAGCAAAAAACCGATAGGGAAAAAATGGAGAAACGAACACCTCATGAAAAGGAGAAATATCAACCTTCCTATGAGACAACCATACTCACAGAG TGTTCTCCATGGCCCGAGATCACATATGTCAATAATTCCCCATCACCTGGCTTCAACAGTTCCCATAGCAGTTTTTCTCTTGGGGAAGG aAATGGTTCACCAAACCACCAGCCAGAGCCACCCCCTCCAGTCACAGAT AACCTCTTACCAACAACCACACCTCAGGAAGCTCAGCAGTGGTTGCATCGAAATCGTTTTTCTACATTCACAAGGCTTTTCACAAACTTCTCag GGGCAGATTTATTGAAATTAACTAGAGATGATGTGATCCAAATCTGTGGCCCTGCAGATGGAATCAGACTTTTTAATGCATTAAAAGGCCG GATGGTGCGTCCAAGGTTAACCATTTATGTTTGTCAGGAGTCACTGCAGTTGAGGgagcagcaacaacagcagcagcaacagcagcagaagcaggaggatggaGACTCAAATGGCACTTTCTTCG TTTACCATGCCATCTATCTAGAAGAACTGACAGCTGTTGAATTGACAGAAAAAATTGCTCAGCTTTTCAGCATTTCCCCTTGCCAGATCAGCCAGATTTACAAGCAGGGGCCAACAGGAATTCATGTGCTCATCAGTGATGAG aTGATACAGAACTTTCAGGAAGAAGCATGTTTTATTCTGGACACAATGAAAG AAACCAACGATAGCTATCATATTATACTGAAGTAG
- the TFCP2 gene encoding alpha-globin transcription factor CP2 isoform X15, whose translation MAWALKLPLADEVIESGLVQDFDASLSGIGQELGAGAYSMSDVLALPIFKQEESSLPPDNENKILPFQYVLCAATSPAVKLHDETLTYLNQGQSYEIRMLDNRKLGELPEINGKLVKSIFRVVFHDRRLQYTEHQQLEGWRWNRPGDRILDIDIPMSVGIIDPRANPTQLNTVEFLWDPAKRTSVFIQPKGADRKQKTDREKMEKRTPHEKEKYQPSYETTILTECSPWPEITYVNNSPSPGFNSSHSSFSLGEGNGSPNHQPEPPPPVTDNLLPTTTPQEAQQWLHRNRFSTFTRLFTNFSDLLKLTRDDVIQICGPADGIRLFNALKGRMVRPRLTIYVCQESLQLREQQQQQQQQQQKQEDGDSNGTFFVYHAIYLEELTAVELTEKIAQLFSISPCQISQIYKQGPTGIHVLISDEMIQNFQEEACFILDTMKAETNDSYHIILK comes from the exons tgatGTCCTCGCATTGCCCATTTTTAAGCAAGAAGAGTCAAGTTTGCCTCCTGATAATGAGAATAAAATCCTGCCTTTTCAATATGTGCTTTGTGCTGCTACCTCTCCAGCAGTGAAACTCCATGATGAAACCCTAACGTATCTCAATCAAG GACAGTCTTACGAAATTCGAATGCTAGACAATAGGAAACTTGGAGAACTTCCAGAAATTAATGGCAAATTGGTGAAG AGTATATTCCGTGTGGTGTTCCATGACAGAAGGCTACAGTACACTGAGCATCAGCAGCTAGAGGGTTGGAGGTGGAACCGACCTGGGGACAGAATTCTTGACATAG ATATCCCAATGTCTGTGGGTATAATCGATCCTAGGGCTAATCCAACTCAACTCAATACAGTGGAGTTCCTGTGGGACCCTGCAAAGAGGACATCTGTGTTTATTCAG CCCAAAGGTGCAGACAGAAAGCAAAAAACCGATAGGGAAAAAATGGAGAAACGAACACCTCATGAAAAGGAGAAATATCAACCTTCCTATGAGACAACCATACTCACAGAG TGTTCTCCATGGCCCGAGATCACATATGTCAATAATTCCCCATCACCTGGCTTCAACAGTTCCCATAGCAGTTTTTCTCTTGGGGAAGG aAATGGTTCACCAAACCACCAGCCAGAGCCACCCCCTCCAGTCACAGAT AACCTCTTACCAACAACCACACCTCAGGAAGCTCAGCAGTGGTTGCATCGAAATCGTTTTTCTACATTCACAAGGCTTTTCACAAACTTCTCag ATTTATTGAAATTAACTAGAGATGATGTGATCCAAATCTGTGGCCCTGCAGATGGAATCAGACTTTTTAATGCATTAAAAGGCCG GATGGTGCGTCCAAGGTTAACCATTTATGTTTGTCAGGAGTCACTGCAGTTGAGGgagcagcaacaacagcagcagcaacagcagcagaagcaggaggatggaGACTCAAATGGCACTTTCTTCG TTTACCATGCCATCTATCTAGAAGAACTGACAGCTGTTGAATTGACAGAAAAAATTGCTCAGCTTTTCAGCATTTCCCCTTGCCAGATCAGCCAGATTTACAAGCAGGGGCCAACAGGAATTCATGTGCTCATCAGTGATGAG aTGATACAGAACTTTCAGGAAGAAGCATGTTTTATTCTGGACACAATGAAAG CAGAAACCAACGATAGCTATCATATTATACTGAAGTAG
- the TFCP2 gene encoding alpha-globin transcription factor CP2 isoform X16: protein MLDNRKLGELPEINGKLVKSIFRVVFHDRRLQYTEHQQLEGWRWNRPGDRILDIDIPMSVGIIDPRANPTQLNTVEFLWDPAKRTSVFIQVHCISTEFTMRKHGGEKGVPFRVQIDTFKENENGEYTEHLHSASCQIKVFKPKGADRKQKTDREKMEKRTPHEKEKYQPSYETTILTECSPWPEITYVNNSPSPGFNSSHSSFSLGEGNGSPNHQPEPPPPVTDNLLPTTTPQEAQQWLHRNRFSTFTRLFTNFSGADLLKLTRDDVIQICGPADGIRLFNALKGRMVRPRLTIYVCQESLQLREQQQQQQQQQQKQEDGDSNGTFFVYHAIYLEELTAVELTEKIAQLFSISPCQISQIYKQGPTGIHVLISDEMIQNFQEEACFILDTMKAETNDSYHIILK, encoded by the exons ATGCTAGACAATAGGAAACTTGGAGAACTTCCAGAAATTAATGGCAAATTGGTGAAG AGTATATTCCGTGTGGTGTTCCATGACAGAAGGCTACAGTACACTGAGCATCAGCAGCTAGAGGGTTGGAGGTGGAACCGACCTGGGGACAGAATTCTTGACATAG ATATCCCAATGTCTGTGGGTATAATCGATCCTAGGGCTAATCCAACTCAACTCAATACAGTGGAGTTCCTGTGGGACCCTGCAAAGAGGACATCTGTGTTTATTCAG GTGCACTGTATTAGTACAGAGTTCACTATGAGGAAACATGGTGGAGAAAAGGGGGTGCCATTCCGAGTACAAATAGATACCTTCAAGGAGAATGAAAACGGGGAATATACTGAGCACTTACACTCGGCCAGCTGCCAGATCAAAGTTTTCAAG CCCAAAGGTGCAGACAGAAAGCAAAAAACCGATAGGGAAAAAATGGAGAAACGAACACCTCATGAAAAGGAGAAATATCAACCTTCCTATGAGACAACCATACTCACAGAG TGTTCTCCATGGCCCGAGATCACATATGTCAATAATTCCCCATCACCTGGCTTCAACAGTTCCCATAGCAGTTTTTCTCTTGGGGAAGG aAATGGTTCACCAAACCACCAGCCAGAGCCACCCCCTCCAGTCACAGAT AACCTCTTACCAACAACCACACCTCAGGAAGCTCAGCAGTGGTTGCATCGAAATCGTTTTTCTACATTCACAAGGCTTTTCACAAACTTCTCag GGGCAGATTTATTGAAATTAACTAGAGATGATGTGATCCAAATCTGTGGCCCTGCAGATGGAATCAGACTTTTTAATGCATTAAAAGGCCG GATGGTGCGTCCAAGGTTAACCATTTATGTTTGTCAGGAGTCACTGCAGTTGAGGgagcagcaacaacagcagcagcaacagcagcagaagcaggaggatggaGACTCAAATGGCACTTTCTTCG TTTACCATGCCATCTATCTAGAAGAACTGACAGCTGTTGAATTGACAGAAAAAATTGCTCAGCTTTTCAGCATTTCCCCTTGCCAGATCAGCCAGATTTACAAGCAGGGGCCAACAGGAATTCATGTGCTCATCAGTGATGAG aTGATACAGAACTTTCAGGAAGAAGCATGTTTTATTCTGGACACAATGAAAG CAGAAACCAACGATAGCTATCATATTATACTGAAGTAG
- the TFCP2 gene encoding alpha-globin transcription factor CP2 isoform X10, giving the protein MFSPKNDVLALPIFKQEESSLPPDNENKILPFQYVLCAATSPAVKLHDETLTYLNQGQSYEIRMLDNRKLGELPEINGKLVKSIFRVVFHDRRLQYTEHQQLEGWRWNRPGDRILDIDIPMSVGIIDPRANPTQLNTVEFLWDPAKRTSVFIQVHCISTEFTMRKHGGEKGVPFRVQIDTFKENENGEYTEHLHSASCQIKVFKPKGADRKQKTDREKMEKRTPHEKEKYQPSYETTILTECSPWPEITYVNNSPSPGFNSSHSSFSLGEGNGSPNHQPEPPPPVTDNLLPTTTPQEAQQWLHRNRFSTFTRLFTNFSGADLLKLTRDDVIQICGPADGIRLFNALKGRMVRPRLTIYVCQESLQLREQQQQQQQQQQKQEDGDSNGTFFVYHAIYLEELTAVELTEKIAQLFSISPCQISQIYKQGPTGIHVLISDEMIQNFQEEACFILDTMKETNDSYHIILK; this is encoded by the exons tgatGTCCTCGCATTGCCCATTTTTAAGCAAGAAGAGTCAAGTTTGCCTCCTGATAATGAGAATAAAATCCTGCCTTTTCAATATGTGCTTTGTGCTGCTACCTCTCCAGCAGTGAAACTCCATGATGAAACCCTAACGTATCTCAATCAAG GACAGTCTTACGAAATTCGAATGCTAGACAATAGGAAACTTGGAGAACTTCCAGAAATTAATGGCAAATTGGTGAAG AGTATATTCCGTGTGGTGTTCCATGACAGAAGGCTACAGTACACTGAGCATCAGCAGCTAGAGGGTTGGAGGTGGAACCGACCTGGGGACAGAATTCTTGACATAG ATATCCCAATGTCTGTGGGTATAATCGATCCTAGGGCTAATCCAACTCAACTCAATACAGTGGAGTTCCTGTGGGACCCTGCAAAGAGGACATCTGTGTTTATTCAG GTGCACTGTATTAGTACAGAGTTCACTATGAGGAAACATGGTGGAGAAAAGGGGGTGCCATTCCGAGTACAAATAGATACCTTCAAGGAGAATGAAAACGGGGAATATACTGAGCACTTACACTCGGCCAGCTGCCAGATCAAAGTTTTCAAG CCCAAAGGTGCAGACAGAAAGCAAAAAACCGATAGGGAAAAAATGGAGAAACGAACACCTCATGAAAAGGAGAAATATCAACCTTCCTATGAGACAACCATACTCACAGAG TGTTCTCCATGGCCCGAGATCACATATGTCAATAATTCCCCATCACCTGGCTTCAACAGTTCCCATAGCAGTTTTTCTCTTGGGGAAGG aAATGGTTCACCAAACCACCAGCCAGAGCCACCCCCTCCAGTCACAGAT AACCTCTTACCAACAACCACACCTCAGGAAGCTCAGCAGTGGTTGCATCGAAATCGTTTTTCTACATTCACAAGGCTTTTCACAAACTTCTCag GGGCAGATTTATTGAAATTAACTAGAGATGATGTGATCCAAATCTGTGGCCCTGCAGATGGAATCAGACTTTTTAATGCATTAAAAGGCCG GATGGTGCGTCCAAGGTTAACCATTTATGTTTGTCAGGAGTCACTGCAGTTGAGGgagcagcaacaacagcagcagcaacagcagcagaagcaggaggatggaGACTCAAATGGCACTTTCTTCG TTTACCATGCCATCTATCTAGAAGAACTGACAGCTGTTGAATTGACAGAAAAAATTGCTCAGCTTTTCAGCATTTCCCCTTGCCAGATCAGCCAGATTTACAAGCAGGGGCCAACAGGAATTCATGTGCTCATCAGTGATGAG aTGATACAGAACTTTCAGGAAGAAGCATGTTTTATTCTGGACACAATGAAAG AAACCAACGATAGCTATCATATTATACTGAAGTAG
- the TFCP2 gene encoding alpha-globin transcription factor CP2 isoform X9 — MFSPKNDVLALPIFKQEESSLPPDNENKILPFQYVLCAATSPAVKLHDETLTYLNQGQSYEIRMLDNRKLGELPEINGKLVKSIFRVVFHDRRLQYTEHQQLEGWRWNRPGDRILDIDIPMSVGIIDPRANPTQLNTVEFLWDPAKRTSVFIQVHCISTEFTMRKHGGEKGVPFRVQIDTFKENENGEYTEHLHSASCQIKVFKPKGADRKQKTDREKMEKRTPHEKEKYQPSYETTILTECSPWPEITYVNNSPSPGFNSSHSSFSLGEGNGSPNHQPEPPPPVTDNLLPTTTPQEAQQWLHRNRFSTFTRLFTNFSGADLLKLTRDDVIQICGPADGIRLFNALKGRMVRPRLTIYVCQESLQLREQQQQQQQQQQKQEDGDSNGTFFVYHAIYLEELTAVELTEKIAQLFSISPCQISQIYKQGPTGIHVLISDEMIQNFQEEACFILDTMKAETNDSYHIILK, encoded by the exons tgatGTCCTCGCATTGCCCATTTTTAAGCAAGAAGAGTCAAGTTTGCCTCCTGATAATGAGAATAAAATCCTGCCTTTTCAATATGTGCTTTGTGCTGCTACCTCTCCAGCAGTGAAACTCCATGATGAAACCCTAACGTATCTCAATCAAG GACAGTCTTACGAAATTCGAATGCTAGACAATAGGAAACTTGGAGAACTTCCAGAAATTAATGGCAAATTGGTGAAG AGTATATTCCGTGTGGTGTTCCATGACAGAAGGCTACAGTACACTGAGCATCAGCAGCTAGAGGGTTGGAGGTGGAACCGACCTGGGGACAGAATTCTTGACATAG ATATCCCAATGTCTGTGGGTATAATCGATCCTAGGGCTAATCCAACTCAACTCAATACAGTGGAGTTCCTGTGGGACCCTGCAAAGAGGACATCTGTGTTTATTCAG GTGCACTGTATTAGTACAGAGTTCACTATGAGGAAACATGGTGGAGAAAAGGGGGTGCCATTCCGAGTACAAATAGATACCTTCAAGGAGAATGAAAACGGGGAATATACTGAGCACTTACACTCGGCCAGCTGCCAGATCAAAGTTTTCAAG CCCAAAGGTGCAGACAGAAAGCAAAAAACCGATAGGGAAAAAATGGAGAAACGAACACCTCATGAAAAGGAGAAATATCAACCTTCCTATGAGACAACCATACTCACAGAG TGTTCTCCATGGCCCGAGATCACATATGTCAATAATTCCCCATCACCTGGCTTCAACAGTTCCCATAGCAGTTTTTCTCTTGGGGAAGG aAATGGTTCACCAAACCACCAGCCAGAGCCACCCCCTCCAGTCACAGAT AACCTCTTACCAACAACCACACCTCAGGAAGCTCAGCAGTGGTTGCATCGAAATCGTTTTTCTACATTCACAAGGCTTTTCACAAACTTCTCag GGGCAGATTTATTGAAATTAACTAGAGATGATGTGATCCAAATCTGTGGCCCTGCAGATGGAATCAGACTTTTTAATGCATTAAAAGGCCG GATGGTGCGTCCAAGGTTAACCATTTATGTTTGTCAGGAGTCACTGCAGTTGAGGgagcagcaacaacagcagcagcaacagcagcagaagcaggaggatggaGACTCAAATGGCACTTTCTTCG TTTACCATGCCATCTATCTAGAAGAACTGACAGCTGTTGAATTGACAGAAAAAATTGCTCAGCTTTTCAGCATTTCCCCTTGCCAGATCAGCCAGATTTACAAGCAGGGGCCAACAGGAATTCATGTGCTCATCAGTGATGAG aTGATACAGAACTTTCAGGAAGAAGCATGTTTTATTCTGGACACAATGAAAG CAGAAACCAACGATAGCTATCATATTATACTGAAGTAG
- the TFCP2 gene encoding alpha-globin transcription factor CP2 isoform X6: MAWALKLPLADEVIESGLVQDFDASLSGIGQELGAGAYSMSDVLALPIFKQEESSLPPDNENKILPFQYVLCAATSPAVKLHDETLTYLNQGQSYEIRMLDNRKLGELPEINGKLVKSIFRVVFHDRRLQYTEHQQLEGWRWNRPGDRILDIDIPMSVGIIDPRANPTQLNTVEFLWDPAKRTSVFIQVHCISTEFTMRKHGGEKGVPFRVQIDTFKENENGEYTEHLHSASCQIKVFKPKGADRKQKTDREKMEKRTPHEKEKYQPSYETTILTECSPWPEITYVNNSPSPGFNSSHSSFSLGEGNGSPNHQPEPPPPVTDNLLPTTTPQEAQQWLHRNRFSTFTRLFTNFSGADLLKLTRDDVIQICGPADGIRLFNALKGRMVRPRLTIYVCQESLQLREQQQQQQQQQQKQEDGDSNGTFFVYHAIYLEELTAVELTEKIAQLFSISPCQISQIYKQGPTGIHVLISDEMIQNFQEEACFILDTMKETNDSYHIILK, translated from the exons tgatGTCCTCGCATTGCCCATTTTTAAGCAAGAAGAGTCAAGTTTGCCTCCTGATAATGAGAATAAAATCCTGCCTTTTCAATATGTGCTTTGTGCTGCTACCTCTCCAGCAGTGAAACTCCATGATGAAACCCTAACGTATCTCAATCAAG GACAGTCTTACGAAATTCGAATGCTAGACAATAGGAAACTTGGAGAACTTCCAGAAATTAATGGCAAATTGGTGAAG AGTATATTCCGTGTGGTGTTCCATGACAGAAGGCTACAGTACACTGAGCATCAGCAGCTAGAGGGTTGGAGGTGGAACCGACCTGGGGACAGAATTCTTGACATAG ATATCCCAATGTCTGTGGGTATAATCGATCCTAGGGCTAATCCAACTCAACTCAATACAGTGGAGTTCCTGTGGGACCCTGCAAAGAGGACATCTGTGTTTATTCAG GTGCACTGTATTAGTACAGAGTTCACTATGAGGAAACATGGTGGAGAAAAGGGGGTGCCATTCCGAGTACAAATAGATACCTTCAAGGAGAATGAAAACGGGGAATATACTGAGCACTTACACTCGGCCAGCTGCCAGATCAAAGTTTTCAAG CCCAAAGGTGCAGACAGAAAGCAAAAAACCGATAGGGAAAAAATGGAGAAACGAACACCTCATGAAAAGGAGAAATATCAACCTTCCTATGAGACAACCATACTCACAGAG TGTTCTCCATGGCCCGAGATCACATATGTCAATAATTCCCCATCACCTGGCTTCAACAGTTCCCATAGCAGTTTTTCTCTTGGGGAAGG aAATGGTTCACCAAACCACCAGCCAGAGCCACCCCCTCCAGTCACAGAT AACCTCTTACCAACAACCACACCTCAGGAAGCTCAGCAGTGGTTGCATCGAAATCGTTTTTCTACATTCACAAGGCTTTTCACAAACTTCTCag GGGCAGATTTATTGAAATTAACTAGAGATGATGTGATCCAAATCTGTGGCCCTGCAGATGGAATCAGACTTTTTAATGCATTAAAAGGCCG GATGGTGCGTCCAAGGTTAACCATTTATGTTTGTCAGGAGTCACTGCAGTTGAGGgagcagcaacaacagcagcagcaacagcagcagaagcaggaggatggaGACTCAAATGGCACTTTCTTCG TTTACCATGCCATCTATCTAGAAGAACTGACAGCTGTTGAATTGACAGAAAAAATTGCTCAGCTTTTCAGCATTTCCCCTTGCCAGATCAGCCAGATTTACAAGCAGGGGCCAACAGGAATTCATGTGCTCATCAGTGATGAG aTGATACAGAACTTTCAGGAAGAAGCATGTTTTATTCTGGACACAATGAAAG AAACCAACGATAGCTATCATATTATACTGAAGTAG
- the TFCP2 gene encoding alpha-globin transcription factor CP2, with the protein MAWALKLPLADEVIESGLVQDFDASLSGIGQELGAGAYSMSDVLALPIFKQEESSLPPDNENKILPFQYVLCAATSPAVKLHDETLTYLNQGQSYEIRMLDNRKLGELPEINGKLVKSIFRVVFHDRRLQYTEHQQLEGWRWNRPGDRILDIDIPMSVGIIDPRANPTQLNTVEFLWDPAKRTSVFIQVHCISTEFTMRKHGGEKGVPFRVQIDTFKENENGEYTEHLHSASCQIKVFKPKGADRKQKTDREKMEKRTPHEKEKYQPSYETTILTECSPWPEITYVNNSPSPGFNSSHSSFSLGEGNGSPNHQPEPPPPVTDNLLPTTTPQEAQQWLHRNRFSTFTRLFTNFSGADLLKLTRDDVIQICGPADGIRLFNALKGRMVRPRLTIYVCQESLQLREQQQQQQQQQQKQEDGDSNGTFFVYHAIYLEELTAVELTEKIAQLFSISPCQISQIYKQGPTGIHVLISDEMIQNFQEEACFILDTMKAETNDSYHIILK; encoded by the exons tgatGTCCTCGCATTGCCCATTTTTAAGCAAGAAGAGTCAAGTTTGCCTCCTGATAATGAGAATAAAATCCTGCCTTTTCAATATGTGCTTTGTGCTGCTACCTCTCCAGCAGTGAAACTCCATGATGAAACCCTAACGTATCTCAATCAAG GACAGTCTTACGAAATTCGAATGCTAGACAATAGGAAACTTGGAGAACTTCCAGAAATTAATGGCAAATTGGTGAAG AGTATATTCCGTGTGGTGTTCCATGACAGAAGGCTACAGTACACTGAGCATCAGCAGCTAGAGGGTTGGAGGTGGAACCGACCTGGGGACAGAATTCTTGACATAG ATATCCCAATGTCTGTGGGTATAATCGATCCTAGGGCTAATCCAACTCAACTCAATACAGTGGAGTTCCTGTGGGACCCTGCAAAGAGGACATCTGTGTTTATTCAG GTGCACTGTATTAGTACAGAGTTCACTATGAGGAAACATGGTGGAGAAAAGGGGGTGCCATTCCGAGTACAAATAGATACCTTCAAGGAGAATGAAAACGGGGAATATACTGAGCACTTACACTCGGCCAGCTGCCAGATCAAAGTTTTCAAG CCCAAAGGTGCAGACAGAAAGCAAAAAACCGATAGGGAAAAAATGGAGAAACGAACACCTCATGAAAAGGAGAAATATCAACCTTCCTATGAGACAACCATACTCACAGAG TGTTCTCCATGGCCCGAGATCACATATGTCAATAATTCCCCATCACCTGGCTTCAACAGTTCCCATAGCAGTTTTTCTCTTGGGGAAGG aAATGGTTCACCAAACCACCAGCCAGAGCCACCCCCTCCAGTCACAGAT AACCTCTTACCAACAACCACACCTCAGGAAGCTCAGCAGTGGTTGCATCGAAATCGTTTTTCTACATTCACAAGGCTTTTCACAAACTTCTCag GGGCAGATTTATTGAAATTAACTAGAGATGATGTGATCCAAATCTGTGGCCCTGCAGATGGAATCAGACTTTTTAATGCATTAAAAGGCCG GATGGTGCGTCCAAGGTTAACCATTTATGTTTGTCAGGAGTCACTGCAGTTGAGGgagcagcaacaacagcagcagcaacagcagcagaagcaggaggatggaGACTCAAATGGCACTTTCTTCG TTTACCATGCCATCTATCTAGAAGAACTGACAGCTGTTGAATTGACAGAAAAAATTGCTCAGCTTTTCAGCATTTCCCCTTGCCAGATCAGCCAGATTTACAAGCAGGGGCCAACAGGAATTCATGTGCTCATCAGTGATGAG aTGATACAGAACTTTCAGGAAGAAGCATGTTTTATTCTGGACACAATGAAAG CAGAAACCAACGATAGCTATCATATTATACTGAAGTAG
- the TFCP2 gene encoding alpha-globin transcription factor CP2 isoform X13, with protein sequence MAWALKLPLADEVIESGLVQDFDASLSGIGQELGAGAYSMSDVLALPIFKQEESSLPPDNENKILPFQYVLCAATSPAVKLHDETLTYLNQGQSYEIRMLDNRKLGELPEINGKLVKSIFRVVFHDRRLQYTEHQQLEGWRWNRPGDRILDIDIPMSVGIIDPRANPTQLNTVEFLWDPAKRTSVFIQPKGADRKQKTDREKMEKRTPHEKEKYQPSYETTILTECSPWPEITYVNNSPSPGFNSSHSSFSLGEGNGSPNHQPEPPPPVTDNLLPTTTPQEAQQWLHRNRFSTFTRLFTNFSGADLLKLTRDDVIQICGPADGIRLFNALKGRMVRPRLTIYVCQESLQLREQQQQQQQQQQKQEDGDSNGTFFVYHAIYLEELTAVELTEKIAQLFSISPCQISQIYKQGPTGIHVLISDEMIQNFQEEACFILDTMKAETNDSYHIILK encoded by the exons tgatGTCCTCGCATTGCCCATTTTTAAGCAAGAAGAGTCAAGTTTGCCTCCTGATAATGAGAATAAAATCCTGCCTTTTCAATATGTGCTTTGTGCTGCTACCTCTCCAGCAGTGAAACTCCATGATGAAACCCTAACGTATCTCAATCAAG GACAGTCTTACGAAATTCGAATGCTAGACAATAGGAAACTTGGAGAACTTCCAGAAATTAATGGCAAATTGGTGAAG AGTATATTCCGTGTGGTGTTCCATGACAGAAGGCTACAGTACACTGAGCATCAGCAGCTAGAGGGTTGGAGGTGGAACCGACCTGGGGACAGAATTCTTGACATAG ATATCCCAATGTCTGTGGGTATAATCGATCCTAGGGCTAATCCAACTCAACTCAATACAGTGGAGTTCCTGTGGGACCCTGCAAAGAGGACATCTGTGTTTATTCAG CCCAAAGGTGCAGACAGAAAGCAAAAAACCGATAGGGAAAAAATGGAGAAACGAACACCTCATGAAAAGGAGAAATATCAACCTTCCTATGAGACAACCATACTCACAGAG TGTTCTCCATGGCCCGAGATCACATATGTCAATAATTCCCCATCACCTGGCTTCAACAGTTCCCATAGCAGTTTTTCTCTTGGGGAAGG aAATGGTTCACCAAACCACCAGCCAGAGCCACCCCCTCCAGTCACAGAT AACCTCTTACCAACAACCACACCTCAGGAAGCTCAGCAGTGGTTGCATCGAAATCGTTTTTCTACATTCACAAGGCTTTTCACAAACTTCTCag GGGCAGATTTATTGAAATTAACTAGAGATGATGTGATCCAAATCTGTGGCCCTGCAGATGGAATCAGACTTTTTAATGCATTAAAAGGCCG GATGGTGCGTCCAAGGTTAACCATTTATGTTTGTCAGGAGTCACTGCAGTTGAGGgagcagcaacaacagcagcagcaacagcagcagaagcaggaggatggaGACTCAAATGGCACTTTCTTCG TTTACCATGCCATCTATCTAGAAGAACTGACAGCTGTTGAATTGACAGAAAAAATTGCTCAGCTTTTCAGCATTTCCCCTTGCCAGATCAGCCAGATTTACAAGCAGGGGCCAACAGGAATTCATGTGCTCATCAGTGATGAG aTGATACAGAACTTTCAGGAAGAAGCATGTTTTATTCTGGACACAATGAAAG CAGAAACCAACGATAGCTATCATATTATACTGAAGTAG